One Lysinibacillus sp. OF-1 DNA segment encodes these proteins:
- a CDS encoding patatin-like phospholipase family protein, with protein MWIDGVFSGGGLKGFALVGAYQVLEAEHFRFKRVAGTSAGAILAAFIAAGYSGKEIEAMLEELDVPSLLDPRRTILPFPFMKWINVYNHLGLYKGKALEKWFFQKLAAKGVYTFGDLPKDSLKLVASDLTNGRMIVLPDDLHKYQIDAKNFSVACALRMSCGIPFFFEPVTLKTGKGESVIVDGGVLSNFPLWIFDDKEGRKVRPILGLKLSRRREEQCPQEIKNGLNLFEALFSTMKDAHDERYISRRHERDIIFIPVEDYSATQFDLNEETKETLLEIGRNRTIQFLRNWPRLKF; from the coding sequence TTTTTCTGGTGGTGGTTTGAAGGGATTTGCCCTGGTTGGGGCATATCAAGTACTAGAAGCTGAACATTTTCGTTTTAAACGTGTAGCTGGTACAAGTGCAGGTGCAATTTTAGCTGCGTTTATTGCTGCGGGATATAGCGGTAAAGAGATCGAAGCTATGCTAGAAGAATTGGATGTACCTTCATTACTGGATCCTAGAAGAACAATATTACCTTTCCCTTTTATGAAATGGATAAATGTTTATAATCATTTAGGTCTTTATAAAGGAAAGGCATTAGAAAAATGGTTTTTTCAAAAATTAGCTGCAAAAGGTGTATATACTTTTGGAGATTTGCCTAAAGATTCACTAAAATTAGTAGCTTCAGATTTGACCAATGGTAGAATGATTGTTTTACCAGATGATCTACACAAATATCAGATTGATGCGAAGAACTTTTCAGTTGCTTGTGCACTACGTATGAGTTGTGGTATACCATTTTTCTTTGAACCAGTTACCTTAAAAACTGGCAAAGGAGAATCAGTAATCGTGGATGGTGGGGTTTTAAGTAATTTCCCATTATGGATATTTGATGATAAAGAAGGTCGAAAAGTACGACCAATTTTGGGTTTGAAGCTAAGCAGAAGGAGAGAAGAACAATGTCCGCAAGAAATTAAAAATGGCCTAAACTTATTTGAAGCATTATTTTCAACTATGAAAGACGCACATGATGAGAGGTATATATCAAGGCGACATGAAAGAGATATTATCTTTATTCCTGTAGAAGATTATAGTGCAACTCAATTTGATTTAAATGAGGAGACAAAAGAAACTCTTTTAGAAATAGGAAGAAATCGTACAATTCAATTTTTACGGAATTGGCCAAGGTTGAAATTTTAG